The following are encoded in a window of Brevibacillus sp. DP1.3A genomic DNA:
- the guaA gene encoding glutamine-hydrolyzing GMP synthase, producing the protein MDKSMEMVVVLDFGGQYNQLIARRVRDLGVYSELIPFNTPVEKIKEINPKGIIFSGGPASVYEEGAPTVDPAIFDLGLPVLGICYGMQLMSHLTGGKVERAGKREYGKAELRMQQKHSLYDKWDTNEIVWMSHSDKVVELPTGFVIDAVSDSCPVAAISNPERQLYGVQFHPEVVHTQKGTEFIGNFLFNICGCEATWSMTTFIEDELVRIRETVGNKQVLCALSGGVDSSVVAALIHRAIGDQLTCMFVDHGLLRQGEAEGVMETFGEKFSMKVIKIDARERFMSKLKGVSDPEQKRKIIGNEFIYVFDEEAAKLTDMDFLAQGTLYTDIVESGTATAQTIKSHHNVGGLPEDMKFTLIEPLKTLFKDEVRKLGKELGLPDEIVWRQPFPGPGLGIRVLGEVTEEKLKIVRESDAILREEIAKAGLDREIWQYFTALPNMTTVGVMGDVRTYSYTVGIRAVTSIDGMTADWARIPWDVLEKISVRIVNEVDNVNRIVYDVTSKPPATIEWE; encoded by the coding sequence ATGGACAAGTCAATGGAAATGGTCGTCGTACTCGATTTCGGAGGCCAGTACAATCAGTTGATCGCGCGCCGTGTACGCGATCTGGGTGTTTATAGTGAACTGATACCGTTCAATACACCTGTTGAAAAGATTAAAGAGATAAATCCAAAAGGGATTATTTTCTCTGGCGGACCTGCTAGCGTGTATGAAGAGGGAGCACCAACTGTAGACCCTGCGATTTTTGACCTGGGCTTGCCTGTATTGGGTATTTGCTACGGTATGCAGTTGATGAGCCATTTGACGGGCGGAAAAGTAGAACGCGCGGGTAAACGTGAGTACGGAAAAGCTGAATTGCGTATGCAGCAAAAACACAGCTTGTACGACAAATGGGATACGAACGAAATCGTGTGGATGAGCCACTCTGACAAAGTAGTGGAGCTCCCAACCGGATTTGTCATTGATGCGGTAAGCGACAGCTGCCCGGTAGCTGCGATCAGCAACCCTGAGCGCCAGCTGTACGGCGTACAGTTCCATCCAGAAGTAGTTCATACCCAAAAAGGTACTGAGTTCATCGGAAACTTCCTGTTCAACATTTGTGGATGTGAAGCGACTTGGAGCATGACGACGTTCATCGAGGACGAGCTGGTTCGCATTCGTGAAACAGTTGGCAACAAGCAAGTACTGTGTGCGTTGAGCGGCGGTGTGGATTCTTCCGTAGTAGCAGCGCTGATTCACAGAGCGATTGGCGATCAATTGACGTGCATGTTCGTAGACCATGGTCTTCTGCGCCAAGGGGAAGCAGAAGGAGTAATGGAGACATTCGGTGAGAAATTCTCCATGAAAGTGATCAAGATCGATGCTCGCGAGCGTTTCATGAGCAAGCTCAAAGGTGTATCTGACCCAGAGCAAAAGCGCAAAATCATCGGTAACGAGTTCATTTATGTATTCGATGAAGAGGCTGCGAAGCTGACAGATATGGACTTCCTGGCACAAGGTACGCTGTACACCGATATCGTGGAGAGTGGAACAGCAACTGCACAAACGATCAAATCGCACCACAACGTAGGCGGTTTGCCAGAAGACATGAAGTTCACGTTGATTGAACCATTGAAAACCTTGTTCAAAGACGAAGTACGCAAACTGGGTAAAGAACTGGGCTTGCCAGATGAGATTGTTTGGCGTCAGCCATTCCCAGGACCAGGCCTCGGCATTCGTGTTTTGGGTGAAGTGACGGAAGAAAAACTGAAGATCGTTCGTGAATCCGATGCGATCTTGCGTGAGGAGATTGCCAAGGCAGGTCTCGATCGGGAAATCTGGCAGTACTTCACGGCTTTGCCAAACATGACGACCGTAGGTGTAATGGGAGATGTTCGTACGTATTCTTACACAGTAGGGATCCGTGCGGTAACGTCCATTGATGGTATGACCGCTGACTGGGCGCGCATTCCGTGGGATGTATTGGAGAAAATCTCTGTGCGTATCGTAAATGAAGTAGACAATGTAAACCGCATTGTGTATGATGTAACGTCCAAACCACCAGCAACAATTGAGTGGGAATAG